One region of Planctomycetota bacterium genomic DNA includes:
- a CDS encoding HEAT repeat domain-containing protein, whose product MKRILLACLMLGIIAIWITGDEGKEAKANDEIQSLIKQLGDDDWETREKAKEELTKIGEPALELLKQTLKETQEPEVRMRVEWIIKTI is encoded by the coding sequence ATGAAAAGAATACTACTGGCTTGTTTAATGCTTGGTATAATAGCGATTTGGATAACAGGTGATGAGGGAAAAGAAGCCAAGGCGAATGATGAAATCCAATCGCTGATTAAGCAATTAGGCGATGACGACTGGGAAACCAGGGAAAAGGCAAAAGAAGAATTAACTAAAATCGGCGAACCGGCTCTGGAGCTCTTGAAGCAAACCCTCAAGGAAACCCAAGAACCGGAGGTCCGGATGCGGGTGGAATGGATTATCAAAACAATC